From Nicotiana tabacum cultivar K326 chromosome 20, ASM71507v2, whole genome shotgun sequence, one genomic window encodes:
- the LOC107792828 gene encoding serine/arginine-rich splicing factor SR34A isoform X2 has translation MSGRFSRTIYVGNLPADIKEWEVEDVFYKYGRILDIELKIPPRPPCYCFVEFENARDAEDAIRGRDGYNFDGCRLRVELAHGGRGPPSSSDRRGGYGRSDGGGRHVIVRGLPSSASWQDLKDHMRRAGDVCFAEVSRDSEGTFGLVDYTNCDDMKYAIRKLDDTEFKNPWTRTYIRVREHKRSPSRSRSRSRSRSRSPRGSRSPKRSRSKSAGRSVLRSPPAKSRSASPVKSTRPRSRSKSRSRSASPRQARSNSG, from the exons ATGAGTGGCCGTTTTTCTCGCACAATCTATGTTGGCAACCTTCCCGCAGATATAAAAGAATGGGAAGTTGAAGATGTATTCTACAAG TATGGGCGTATACTGGATATTGAGTTGAAGATTCCCCCGCGTCCTCCTTGCTATTGCTTTGTAGAG TTTGAAAATGCTCGTGATGCTGAAGATGCTATCAGGGGTAGAGACGGCTACAACTTTGATGGCTGTCGTCTGAGG gtTGAGCTTGCTCATGGTGGTAGAGGGCCGCCATCTTCAAGTGATCGTCGTGGTGGCTATGGCCGCAGTGATGGTGGAGGGCGTCATG TTATTGTTCGTGGCCTCCCGTCTTCTGCTTCCTGGCAAGATTTGAAG GATCATATGCGAAGGGCTGGTGATGTTTGCTTTGCTGAAGTTTCCCGTGACAGTGAAG GAACCTTTGGCCTGGTCGACTATACAAACTGTGATGACATGAAATATGCT ATTCGCAAACTTGATGATACCGAGTTCAAGAATCCTTGGACAAGAACCTATATCCgg GTGAGAGAACACAAGCGAAGTCCATCCAGAAGCCGCAGCAGGAGCAGGAGCAGGAGCAGGAGTCCGAGGGGGAGCAGAAGTCCGAAGAGGAGTAGGAG CAAATCAGCTGGAAGATCTGTTTTGAGATCACCGCCGGCGAAGTCTAGATCTGCATCTCCCGTGAAGTCGACTAG ACCCAGGTCCAGGTCCAAGTCCAGATCAAGGTCGGCGTCCCCTCGTCAG GCACGATCAAACAGTGGCtga
- the LOC107792828 gene encoding serine/arginine-rich splicing factor SR34A isoform X1 gives MSGRFSRTIYVGNLPADIKEWEVEDVFYKYGRILDIELKIPPRPPCYCFVEFENARDAEDAIRGRDGYNFDGCRLRVELAHGGRGPPSSSDRRGGYGRSDGGGRHGISRHSEYRVIVRGLPSSASWQDLKDHMRRAGDVCFAEVSRDSEGTFGLVDYTNCDDMKYAIRKLDDTEFKNPWTRTYIRVREHKRSPSRSRSRSRSRSRSPRGSRSPKRSRSKSAGRSVLRSPPAKSRSASPVKSTRPRSRSKSRSRSASPRQARSNSG, from the exons ATGAGTGGCCGTTTTTCTCGCACAATCTATGTTGGCAACCTTCCCGCAGATATAAAAGAATGGGAAGTTGAAGATGTATTCTACAAG TATGGGCGTATACTGGATATTGAGTTGAAGATTCCCCCGCGTCCTCCTTGCTATTGCTTTGTAGAG TTTGAAAATGCTCGTGATGCTGAAGATGCTATCAGGGGTAGAGACGGCTACAACTTTGATGGCTGTCGTCTGAGG gtTGAGCTTGCTCATGGTGGTAGAGGGCCGCCATCTTCAAGTGATCGTCGTGGTGGCTATGGCCGCAGTGATGGTGGAGGGCGTCATGGTATTTCTCGCCATTCTGAGTATCGAG TTATTGTTCGTGGCCTCCCGTCTTCTGCTTCCTGGCAAGATTTGAAG GATCATATGCGAAGGGCTGGTGATGTTTGCTTTGCTGAAGTTTCCCGTGACAGTGAAG GAACCTTTGGCCTGGTCGACTATACAAACTGTGATGACATGAAATATGCT ATTCGCAAACTTGATGATACCGAGTTCAAGAATCCTTGGACAAGAACCTATATCCgg GTGAGAGAACACAAGCGAAGTCCATCCAGAAGCCGCAGCAGGAGCAGGAGCAGGAGCAGGAGTCCGAGGGGGAGCAGAAGTCCGAAGAGGAGTAGGAG CAAATCAGCTGGAAGATCTGTTTTGAGATCACCGCCGGCGAAGTCTAGATCTGCATCTCCCGTGAAGTCGACTAG ACCCAGGTCCAGGTCCAAGTCCAGATCAAGGTCGGCGTCCCCTCGTCAG GCACGATCAAACAGTGGCtga